A segment of the Mangrovimonas sp. YM274 genome:
TGTATGATAAGGCGGTAGCATATTAATTGTAGAATCCCGATAAGTAATCCCCAATTGCATGGACGTATTCAAGCTGTTCCAGAACAACATTTTATTAGTATAAATCACCCCCTTAGGCAACCCTGTTGTTCCAGATGTATAAAAAATAAACAACGGATTATCCTCTTTAATATCATAATCGCGTTCATAAACAGCCGCCTCTTCTTTGTAGGTCTCAATAACACGATTCATACTAACCGCTTCTATCCCCTCCAAAGACAATTCATTAAATTGAGCTTGTAAGGTCTCGCTAAAAATCAAAACTTTAGGGTTACAGTCCTTAACAAGTTTATCCAATTCTTTTGGTGCCATCCTATAATTAAGGGGCACCAATATTAACCCCATTCGCTGGCAAGCAGAAAACAATACAATATACGCGATATTATGTTCGGCAAACACTGCAATACGATCTCCTTCTCGGTAACCAGCATCGTGTAGCTTTTGCGCCAACCTATTCGCATAAATATCCAACTCCCTATAAGTGTACTTTTCATTGGAAGAATACGAGGTCAGAGCCACTTTATATGGCGTATAATCGGCCCATTTTGCAATCCAATCCAACACATTCATACTACTACAGGTTTTCTGTTAAACATATATAAAATATACCCCACCGTTAAGGACACTACAATTGCAATTGCAGCGGAGACTCCAGGATTATTTACTGGCTCCTGCATGTAAGGTGTCAAGCGGCCGTAATAGATTCCAAAATGCACCACAATAGCCGTAATACTCGCCGTAAACACCGCACTCAATGGCACATCCTTAAGGAAAATCCCAAAAAGCACCGGAACAAAAGCTGCTGCAAAATAGGCGTACACTCCATTTTGAGCGAATATGGCAACACTTACATCAGGCGACTTGATCTGTTGCCAACTCAACACAAAACTCACACAGGCTAAAATCAATATTACAACTTTATTAATCAGAAATGAATTGTTAGTCACCCTACCCTTGAAAATAGGCTCCAATATATCAGAGGTCACCGTTATGGAAAGCGACTGAATCAAACTCTCTAAGGTTGACAACCCCGCCGAGATTAACCCCACCACGATTACCATACCAACTCCTACCGAAAACTTCGTCACTACATAAGTTGGAATAATCTCGTCCATTTTTAAAGTTTTTCCCATCACTGTCAACTCCGGAAAGGTTAAGCGCGCATACAAACCAACCACTACCACCATAAAAAAGACCACCATGACAGCAATCGCACTAAACAGATACGAATTCACTTTGGTTTGATCTTTCAACAGTAATGATTTTGTAATGATATGGGGCTGACACACAATAGCAATTCCAATCACAATTTGAACTACAACGATTTCGAAGTAATCGCGAAATAAAAAACTTTGGCTGTTAGTAGCCTTAGATAAATTAGGATCTATACTAGAAAGATCGTTTAATATTCCACTTACGCCCCCTTCAAAATATTCCCGACCAGAAGCTATTAATATAATAGCCACAATAAACATGATGACTGCTTGAATGGTATTGGTATACACCATAGAATTAGCGCCACCAAACATCATATACCCAAACACAAACACTGTAATCCCCAAAAGCACATAGAACGGCTCAACATTCAAAGATTTCGAAATTACTTGAGTCACCCCAACATTAATAAGAACAATAAATGTTATCAGTAACATGGCAGTAACAGCAAAAAAGAAGGCGTAGTTTTTACTTTCATAGCGCCGTCCAATCCATTGAGCCATCGTAGTTGCCTTTACCACATTACCATGTTTAGCAAACCCTTTGGTAAACATGATTAAAGAACCAAAAATGGCAATAGGCATGACAACCGCAAATGAAATCACACCCGAAACACCATATAATGCAATAAAACCTGGATTAATAATAAAAGTGGCAGCACTAGTCATGGACGCTGCCAAGGACAAACCTACTACCCAAGGCGAGAAACCTATATTTCCAACTGCATAATCAGCTATACTATTTGCTTTTTTAGCGCCACGGATTACAAAAAACAGGATTACAAATGCATATCCCGCCAACAAAATCCACATATAAGTCACCCAATCATCGGTTGCTACCATAAGTTACATTTAAGGTTTTCACAAATAAAAAAAATAATAATCGAAGCTCAACACAATATCCCCACTTAACCTATGCGACTTTTACATAAAAAGCAACCAAAAACAATTAAAACACAATAATAACAAGCACTTACATATATGCGACTATTAAAAAAGCGCAGCAATTAATTACTACGCTTTTCAATTCTTAATATTAACACTTTTTAATTTTGATGATCACTTTTCACTTCCTCGTCTCGGTACCTGCAACAAGCATGCACAGTATTATAAGCTTCCTCCGATGCCGTCATCTCTTGGGTGTCATGTCCTACGGCCACGATATTTTTTTGGATACTATCCAAATTGGTTTTTCGCTCGTCATAAATCAATTTCAACTCATGCGTATCTACATTCCAAATAGCCGATTTCACCCCTTTGGTTTTAATACACGCTTTTTCTATTCGGTCTTTACACATCATGCAAACACCATCTACTTCCAAGGAGGCTTTCGCATTTTTATTTTGCCCCATGGCAGCTACTCCTGCCAAAAACATAAGGGACATGATTATTTTTTTCATCTTTCTATAAATTATTGTTCTCAATTACTGAATTCTAAACCGCAACCCTGCATAATACATACTACCAAAAATTGGCCCATACACAAAGGTTGAATCAAAATAAGGCCCAAACGGATCATCTGCTGCTAAAATAGGATTGCCCTGCCTTACATTGGTGATATTTTCACCTCCTAAATATACTTCAAATTTTGTAGAAAACACTTTTGTCACCTGTGCATTCAAAGTCCCTACGGTAGGTGTGTAATCGGATAATTGATACACCAGCGGATTACTGCTAGTTGCGGCAAAACGTTGCTTCCCCAACCAATTATAGGTCACATCAAATTTCCATTGAGCGCCATGAGTCCTCCTATGAGTTTCAAATCCGGCATTGGCAAACAAGCGGTGTTTTGGCGTTAAAGGCCGTTCCTTTTTACCGGTTTGGTATTGGGTTTGTACATCATAATACTTATATGCAAAACGCAAATCCACGTGTTCATGGATGTTATAATTTACTTCGGCCTGAAAACTATTGGCATAACTATCGCCTTCCAAATTACTGAAGGTTGCCATCTGTGGGTTTTCAAAATCTACCACTACTTGATTTTCAAAATCGGTGCGGTAAAAATCCAAGGTCACATCTGCCTTTCTTCCAAACAAATTAAACCCTTGAAGATAGGACACCCCATAATTCCAAGCAATTTCAGGATCCAAACCATAAATACTCCCATCTGAATTAAGAATTTGAATTTGTCTTGAAGACGCAAAAAGATTTTGGTTCTCTGCAAAAATATTGGCCGAGCGTTTCCCTCTTCCAAAAGAAGCTCTAAAAGCCGATTTTTCCCAAGGCGTATAACGCACATGAACCCTAGGCGTCACAAAAAAACCTAAGCGATTGTGTTGGTCTACTCTCAAACCTGCTGTTAAGTTCAGTTTTTCCAGATTGTCAAAATTGTACTCAAAAAAGGCTCCAACCGAGTTATCCACTCTCGCATACTCCGTGCTTTCTACCAATTCATCATAATAATCATAGGTAAAACTCACGCCAGTTTTTATTTTATGGCGAGAATCTCCTATTATGGAATTATAAATTAGATTGGAATAGATACTGTTTTGTTCGATATCATAAATTCTCATCCCGAAATAGGAGTCCTGCTGATGATTGCTAACTGCAAATTGCAGCCCCATACTGCGCCAAGGTAACTCGGGATTTACGTAGCCCAACTTCCCAGAAAAATCAAAGCGTCTGGTATCGATTTCGCTACCCCAAGCATTTGTGGTTAACTTATCCCTTTCCGGATCAAACTCTAACTGACCAGTTTGCTTTTGATCATCCAAATACCGAAAATTAAAAAAGCTTACAATGCCCTTTTCTGCATCGGTATATTGCCAACGGTTCATGACATTTATCTGCTTATACAAGGGCATATCCAAAAAAACATCGTCATTGACATCGTGTTTTTTGTTATGACTGTTCCCGTGAAGATACAGTCCTGTGCTCAATTTATCGCTAAGCTTAACATTAAAATGCGTATTCAGCTCAATTCGCTCACTCGTTGCTCCATACAAATTCACAAACAGCTTGTCATCTTTTGTAGGTTTTTGCAATTCGGCATTAATTTGCCCTGCAATACTTTCATAGCCATTCACTACACTTCCTGCTCCTTTCGTAATCTGAATACTTTCCACCCAAGTCCCTGGTGTAAAACTCAAACCATAGGCTTGGGACGCACCTCTTACCGTAGGGATATTTTCCATTGCAATTAAAATGTAAGGACTGGTCAATCCCAACATTTTAATTTGTCGCGTCCCCGAAATGGCATCGGCGAAATTAACATCAATAGAAGGATTGGTTTCAAAACTTTCCGAAAGATTACAGCACGCAGCCTTTAGTAGTTCATCACTGCTTACCAGCATGGTATTTTCTGCCTGCAAATACAATTTTGAAGTCGCTTGTTTTCGAGACGTTACCGTTACTTGTTCCAATTCACTCGTAGGCTGCAACCAGTGACGAATTATTTTTGGTTCTGTAATGGTCAAGGTATCTGTTTTATACCCAACATAACTTATCACTAATTGGGTATAGCTCGTTTCGTAAGGCACCACAAAAGCACCATCAATATCCGTTACGGCTCCAATGGAAGTATTGAGCCAGTACACATTGGCACCAGCCAAAGGGATGTGCTTGTTTTCATTATTTGCTTCCAAGACCATTCCCTTTACCTCTTGCTGAGAAAAAGCGAATACCGGAAACATTAAAAAATATATAAGGTATTTCATTATGATATCAATTGATTATACGGCTTCAAAATGAAGCACTAAAAACTAAATTCCATGCGCTAAAGCGCCTGCAATCCATAATCAAATGACAAATACTTGATTGAGCACCTGTATGTCTACAATCAAGCTTGGGGAAATATAATATTTATGGTGAACAAGCCCCTTGGTTTCACCCTTAAAAAGGTCTATGTAACTATATACAAAACTGGACAAAAAGATCTTTTGTCCATAATCCAGATCATCAAGACTGGAGGTATTTAGTTCCTCTTGGCCCAACACCACTTCAACTTCATCTGTACAGCAAGACTTCTTCTGCACCGAAGTTTCCGTATGTGCCCTCATTTCACTATCACATTTTTCTACCTTAGAAAACACGGCCACATCAACCAGGTTACTGCCACAATAATGCTTTTCAACCGTAAGGGAAATGGTTGAAAACAGCACCAAGATAGCCAATGCCATAGAAAATATTTTGTATGCCCGCTTCTCTTTCACGACACAAATGTATTAAAAATATCACAGAGACAAATTAGCATGAAACAACCCAAATATTTATCGTTTTAATCGCTGATAGTAAAAGGCAGGCAACAGTAGCAACAAACCTATTGGCTGAATTAAAAATCGACGAATATTAAAAAAAAGATAATACTGTGATTGCTTTGGTGACAAAACAAAATAAAGAAACAAGGCTATCAAAACCACATAGGCCACGCCATACAGGAGTGTCGAAAACTTTACCACACTCCAATCTTTAAATGCCACAAAAAGAATCCCTAAAGATATGAGGGTATTCAACACATAACGCAAGGTTGTAGACAAGGTCAGTTTAAAAACTTCCTGCCTTGGGTTGTCCATATACAAATAATCATTTTTAAAGAACTCCAAATAAGGATCGTAGAACAGGTCGTTTTCAAAAAAACGAATCAAGACCAAAAGGCCTATCAAAACAGCCATCAAGATATATTTAGTTATTGTTTTCATTCCCCTTTTTTTGAAACCGACACACGATTTACCCAAATAATCCACAATAAAAACAGCATCCCGTAAATAATTAAAGGAAACACCACCGAATGCAATACTTCCTGGCTTTCGGGATAATGATATAAGCCCACCGCCAAAAGGGCAATTCTTACAACATTCACGGCATATATCAAGATACTCCCCACCAACAAATAAATAATGGTAGGTTTTAAACGTCCTGCAAACGCCACAATAAATGATACAAATAAAATAATAACACTTACAGCATTGCACCCCTCAACGATTCGTGCCAAGAACACATTATTGACAATCATTTTCATGGATGGTTCATCGGGATGGGGTTCAATTTTAGCATCGTAACCAAAATTTTCAACAACCTCCCTACTTTGCCTAGCCACCAAATTAGTGAGATAATCAGGATAATAGATATCACCAGTACTATATTGCAGATACAATTTATAGCCTATAACCAACACAGCATAGACTCCTAAAAAAGTGATAATAAATTTGATAACTTCCTTATATTTCTGCAATAACTCCTTCACTTCCCAATAAATATTGAATTGTTAAATTTATACAAATTGGCCTTTTGGAACAGCCCCTTTTAAATACTTTTACAAAAACTTTTAAACAATATGAATTTCGACCAGCTTACAACTCAAGTAGACAATATTATCCAAGGATCTTCAAGTGTAGATGAAAAACTTTTGGCTATCTGCTCCCTTTTAGAAGCCAATGTATCTTATTACAACTGGGTGGGATTTTATTTTAGAAACGGAGATAAGGAAGAGTTGAAATTAGGGCCATATGTGGGCGCCCCAACAGACCACACTATTATTCCCTTTGGAAAAGGAATCTGTGGGCAAGTCGCCGTAAGCAACCAAAATTTTGTAGTTCCCGACGTTTCTGCTCAAGATAACTATATTGCTTGCAGCATAACGGTCAAAGCCGAAATTGTCATTCCTATTTTTGTGAATGGTGAGAATATCGGGCAGATAGATATTGACTCCAACACCCCCAACCCATTTACAGAAGCAGACGAACGCTTTTTAGAATATGTTTGCGCTCAGGTTTCTTCGATTCTTTCCTAACTTAAAAATTACATTCCGGTTCTAATAGCCTCAACTGGATTTAACTTGGAAGCCGAAATAGCGGGTATCACTCCAGATATCAAGCCAATTGCCGTAGAAAGCGAGAAGCCTAACATCATATTCGAAATGGATAGGATAAACTTAAAATCCCCGGTAAACTGAGACGCTATTATTGAGGTTATCCAGACCAATATTAAACCTACCACACCACCAAATACGGCCAAAATAACGGCTTCAAACAAAAACTGCAACAGGATAAACCTGTTTTTAGCCCCCAGCGACTTTTGAATACCAATAAGATGGGTACGCTCCTTGACACTTACAAACATGATATTGGCTATTCCAAAACCACCTACCAAAAGCGAAAAACCACTAATAATCCACCCCATCACATTCATGGTTCCCAAAATACTGTCAATAGCATTGGTCATCCCTGATAACTTATTGATAAAAAAATCGTCAGGCTGGTCGGCCTTTAGCCCTCTGTAAGCTCTAAACTTTTGTTTTAGCACCTGCTCAAAAGCCCCGAGATCGATTCCCTTTTCAGGTTTTACAATAACAGCACCTGGAATCCCATCAACACCTCCCGTTTGGAACCGTCTAACAAAATTTACCGGCACCCAAGCCTTTTCATCGGGGGAATCTCCAAGATTCGCTCCAAACTTCTTGAGCACACCAATCACTGTCAACTTACGCCCATAAGCTCTCACTTGTTTCCCTACAGGATTTAAGTTTCCAAACAAATTCTCAGCCAAGGTATACCCCAATACAATCACAGGTGCTCCTGTAACAGATTCGGATTCCGTATAAAAACGGCCTTTCTCCAAGGTTAAATTTTCAATGTCATAAATTTCATTGGTCACGGGTGTAATATTCACTCCCGAAACCGTCTCTCCTTCATACCGAATGGTTTCATTCCCTCCAAAAATCACAAAAGCAGATGCCGCTATACCAGGCACACTCCTTCTTAAAAATTCATAATCATCATAACCTGTTTGTGGAAATCGCTCCCGTTGCCATCTAGGCACATCGGTTGGGCCAAAAGAAAATTTGGTAATATACATCGTATTTTTATCCAAACCGGAAAGATTTTCCTTTATTTTATGATCCAAGGAATCTACCGCAGCCAATATGGCTATAATTGAAAAAATACCAATGGTAACCCCCAACAAAGACAAGGCAGTACGGAGCTTATTGTTACGAAGGGCACTTAAGGCAAATCCAAAACTTTCTTTTAATAACCTTAGGTAAAGCAGCATTTATAGAGATGATTTTTTACTGATTTAAAGATAGGACGTTTTTAACGTTTTTGTGTTACAAAAAAACTAAAATAAACCCTTCATAAATAGGCGGCAATTTCTTTAAGAATGTGTATTTTTGCACTTTAAAAAAATTGAGGCTTTCAATTGGGATGGAAGCTAGCAAAAATAACTGTCATTTCCGTAAGAAAAGGAAACTAAACAACAATAAAATGAATACTGACAAAACTATTAAATCGGCTTTAATATCCGTTTTCAGCAAGGAAGGTTTAGAACCAATCGTGAGAGAACTGCACGCCCAAAACGTAACCATTTACTCTACTGGAGGTACCGAAACTTTCATTAAAGACCTTGGGATAGATGTAGTCCCTGTTGAAGATGTGACCTCTTACCCATCTATTTTGGGAGGACGTGTAAAAACCTTACACCCTAAAGTATTTGGTGGTATTTTGAACCGTCAAAACAATGAGAGCGATGTGACCGAACTTGAAGAGTTCAACATTCCTCAAATTGATTTAGTGATTGTTGATTTATATCCTTTTGAAAAAACTGTAGCCTCAGGAGCTTCCAACCAAGATATCATTGAAAAAATTGATATTGGAGGAATTTCCTTGATCCGTGCTGCAGCCAAAAATTACGCCGATGTAGTTTGCGTATCTTCTGTTGATGACTACGCTGAATTCTTGGAATTGTTACAAACCAAAAAGGGAGAAACTTCTGAAGCTGACCGCAAGCGTTTTGCTGCCAAAGCCTTCAACGTATCGTCTCACTACGATTCTGCCATTTTCAACTACTTTAATCAAGATCTAGACATCCCAGCTCTTAAAGTAAGTGAAACAAAAGGTAAAGTATTGCGCTACGGAGAAAACCCTCACCAAAAAGGATTCTTCTACGGTGATTTCGACGCCATGTTCACTCAACTTAACGGAAAAGAATTAAGCTACAACAACCTTTTGGATGTTGACGCTGCCGTAAACTTGATGGATGAATTTAAAAATGACGCGCCAACTTTCGCCATTTTAAAACATAACAACGCTTGTGGTTTGGCACAACGCGACACCCTTCACCAAGCTTATGTAGATGCCTTGGCTGGAGATCCAGTTTCTGCTTTTGGTGGTGTATTGATTGCCAATAAAGAAATTGACTTGGCTACAGCCGAAGAAATTCACCAATTGTTCTGTGAAGTAGTAATCGCTCCAGGTTTTACTGCGGAAGCAGAAGAACTTTTAAAAGGTAAAAAGAACCGAATCCTTTTGGTACAAAATGATGCCGAATTGGCCCAAACCCACGTTAGAACTTGTCTTAACGGTGTATTGGTACAGGACCGCAACAATGTATCAGACACAAAGGAAGGCACTGAAACCAAAACTGATAAAGCGCCAACCGATGCCGAACTAGACGATTTGATCTTTGCTTCCAAAATTTGCAAGCACACCAAATCCAACACAATCGTGTTGACCAAAAACAAGCAATTGTGTGCTAGCGGAACAGGACAAACAAGTCGTGTAGATGCGCTCAACCAAGCCATTCACAAAGCGCAATCTTTCAACTTCGATTTGAAAGGCGCTGTAATGGCTAGTGATGCCTTTTTCCCATTCCCGGATTGTGTAGAAATAGCAGACAACGCAGGAATTACAGCCGTAATTCAACCAGGAGGTTCCATCAAAGACCAATTGAGCATAGACTACTGCAACGAGCATGGTTTGGCTATGGTATTTACAGGAACACGTCATTTTAAACACTAATAAAACGTCCACTTGGTGGAAATTTATCATAAAGAATTGGCACTCCTGTAGGTCTCTATACCTCATGAGTGCCTTTTATTTTACATATAATTAGAATACCAATTAAAGGCTGTATATTTAGCAAGTTTTATTACATTTACAACAATGTGAAAAAGCAGATAGATATAAACCCAAATAATTACAAAATAGCACATGGGATTTTTTGATTTCTTAACAGAAGAAATAGCTATAGACCTAGGAACAGCAAACACACTCATCATACATAACGATAAAGTTGTTGTAGACAGCCCATCCATAGTTGCCAGAGACCGTGTATCTGGAAAAATCATTGCCGTTGGAAAAGAAGCCAACATGATGCAAGGTAAAACACACGAAAACATCAAAACCATTCGCCCTTTGAAAGATGGGGTAATTGCCGATTTTGATGCCTCTGAGCAGATGATCAGCATGTTTATTAAAAACATTCCTGCCCTTAAAAAGAAGCTATTTTCTCCTGCCTTACGCATGGTAGTTTGTATCCCTTCAGGGATTACCGAA
Coding sequences within it:
- a CDS encoding sodium:solute symporter — encoded protein: MVATDDWVTYMWILLAGYAFVILFFVIRGAKKANSIADYAVGNIGFSPWVVGLSLAASMTSAATFIINPGFIALYGVSGVISFAVVMPIAIFGSLIMFTKGFAKHGNVVKATTMAQWIGRRYESKNYAFFFAVTAMLLITFIVLINVGVTQVISKSLNVEPFYVLLGITVFVFGYMMFGGANSMVYTNTIQAVIMFIVAIILIASGREYFEGGVSGILNDLSSIDPNLSKATNSQSFLFRDYFEIVVVQIVIGIAIVCQPHIITKSLLLKDQTKVNSYLFSAIAVMVVFFMVVVVGLYARLTFPELTVMGKTLKMDEIIPTYVVTKFSVGVGMVIVVGLISAGLSTLESLIQSLSITVTSDILEPIFKGRVTNNSFLINKVVILILACVSFVLSWQQIKSPDVSVAIFAQNGVYAYFAAAFVPVLFGIFLKDVPLSAVFTASITAIVVHFGIYYGRLTPYMQEPVNNPGVSAAIAIVVSLTVGYILYMFNRKPVVV
- a CDS encoding exosortase F system-associated protein, which encodes MKTITKYILMAVLIGLLVLIRFFENDLFYDPYLEFFKNDYLYMDNPRQEVFKLTLSTTLRYVLNTLISLGILFVAFKDWSVVKFSTLLYGVAYVVLIALFLYFVLSPKQSQYYLFFNIRRFLIQPIGLLLLLPAFYYQRLKR
- a CDS encoding GAF domain-containing protein, giving the protein MNFDQLTTQVDNIIQGSSSVDEKLLAICSLLEANVSYYNWVGFYFRNGDKEELKLGPYVGAPTDHTIIPFGKGICGQVAVSNQNFVVPDVSAQDNYIACSITVKAEIVIPIFVNGENIGQIDIDSNTPNPFTEADERFLEYVCAQVSSILS
- a CDS encoding heavy-metal-associated domain-containing protein, producing the protein MKKIIMSLMFLAGVAAMGQNKNAKASLEVDGVCMMCKDRIEKACIKTKGVKSAIWNVDTHELKLIYDERKTNLDSIQKNIVAVGHDTQEMTASEEAYNTVHACCRYRDEEVKSDHQN
- a CDS encoding TonB-dependent receptor; this encodes MKYLIYFLMFPVFAFSQQEVKGMVLEANNENKHIPLAGANVYWLNTSIGAVTDIDGAFVVPYETSYTQLVISYVGYKTDTLTITEPKIIRHWLQPTSELEQVTVTSRKQATSKLYLQAENTMLVSSDELLKAACCNLSESFETNPSIDVNFADAISGTRQIKMLGLTSPYILIAMENIPTVRGASQAYGLSFTPGTWVESIQITKGAGSVVNGYESIAGQINAELQKPTKDDKLFVNLYGATSERIELNTHFNVKLSDKLSTGLYLHGNSHNKKHDVNDDVFLDMPLYKQINVMNRWQYTDAEKGIVSFFNFRYLDDQKQTGQLEFDPERDKLTTNAWGSEIDTRRFDFSGKLGYVNPELPWRSMGLQFAVSNHQQDSYFGMRIYDIEQNSIYSNLIYNSIIGDSRHKIKTGVSFTYDYYDELVESTEYARVDNSVGAFFEYNFDNLEKLNLTAGLRVDQHNRLGFFVTPRVHVRYTPWEKSAFRASFGRGKRSANIFAENQNLFASSRQIQILNSDGSIYGLDPEIAWNYGVSYLQGFNLFGRKADVTLDFYRTDFENQVVVDFENPQMATFSNLEGDSYANSFQAEVNYNIHEHVDLRFAYKYYDVQTQYQTGKKERPLTPKHRLFANAGFETHRRTHGAQWKFDVTYNWLGKQRFAATSSNPLVYQLSDYTPTVGTLNAQVTKVFSTKFEVYLGGENITNVRQGNPILAADDPFGPYFDSTFVYGPIFGSMYYAGLRFRIQ
- the purH gene encoding bifunctional phosphoribosylaminoimidazolecarboxamide formyltransferase/IMP cyclohydrolase, with protein sequence MNTDKTIKSALISVFSKEGLEPIVRELHAQNVTIYSTGGTETFIKDLGIDVVPVEDVTSYPSILGGRVKTLHPKVFGGILNRQNNESDVTELEEFNIPQIDLVIVDLYPFEKTVASGASNQDIIEKIDIGGISLIRAAAKNYADVVCVSSVDDYAEFLELLQTKKGETSEADRKRFAAKAFNVSSHYDSAIFNYFNQDLDIPALKVSETKGKVLRYGENPHQKGFFYGDFDAMFTQLNGKELSYNNLLDVDAAVNLMDEFKNDAPTFAILKHNNACGLAQRDTLHQAYVDALAGDPVSAFGGVLIANKEIDLATAEEIHQLFCEVVIAPGFTAEAEELLKGKKNRILLVQNDAELAQTHVRTCLNGVLVQDRNNVSDTKEGTETKTDKAPTDAELDDLIFASKICKHTKSNTIVLTKNKQLCASGTGQTSRVDALNQAIHKAQSFNFDLKGAVMASDAFFPFPDCVEIADNAGITAVIQPGGSIKDQLSIDYCNEHGLAMVFTGTRHFKH
- the xrtF gene encoding exosortase family protein XrtF yields the protein MKELLQKYKEVIKFIITFLGVYAVLVIGYKLYLQYSTGDIYYPDYLTNLVARQSREVVENFGYDAKIEPHPDEPSMKMIVNNVFLARIVEGCNAVSVIILFVSFIVAFAGRLKPTIIYLLVGSILIYAVNVVRIALLAVGLYHYPESQEVLHSVVFPLIIYGMLFLLWIIWVNRVSVSKKGE
- a CDS encoding ABC transporter permease is translated as MLLYLRLLKESFGFALSALRNNKLRTALSLLGVTIGIFSIIAILAAVDSLDHKIKENLSGLDKNTMYITKFSFGPTDVPRWQRERFPQTGYDDYEFLRRSVPGIAASAFVIFGGNETIRYEGETVSGVNITPVTNEIYDIENLTLEKGRFYTESESVTGAPVIVLGYTLAENLFGNLNPVGKQVRAYGRKLTVIGVLKKFGANLGDSPDEKAWVPVNFVRRFQTGGVDGIPGAVIVKPEKGIDLGAFEQVLKQKFRAYRGLKADQPDDFFINKLSGMTNAIDSILGTMNVMGWIISGFSLLVGGFGIANIMFVSVKERTHLIGIQKSLGAKNRFILLQFLFEAVILAVFGGVVGLILVWITSIIASQFTGDFKFILSISNMMLGFSLSTAIGLISGVIPAISASKLNPVEAIRTGM